One Phaseolus vulgaris cultivar G19833 chromosome 2, P. vulgaris v2.0, whole genome shotgun sequence DNA window includes the following coding sequences:
- the LOC137812068 gene encoding MACPF domain-containing protein NSL1 — protein MMGMINVSVAGLDPQMAAEKAVNVIGHGYDLCRDIRFSVCKSKLIEIDSTHTRDLVFPGGVVVDDVPNSIKCDKGERTRFHSDVLPFNQMSEHFNKQLSLSGKIPTGQFNFMFNMKKCWATDAASTKNLAYDGWFITLYNVELDRSNISLSEHVKKEVPCSWNPAALAEFIEKYGTHIIVGVQMGGKDVVHIKQTKDSDLTSTEVQKLLKQLADERFSEVSNQSSNVNPADRSRKLKGSHGHRNKPNPIAGRPIVRRHSKNDDIVSISVRRGGIDNGQSYNKWLSTISQCPNVVSMSFVPITSLLNSVPGNGFLSHAVNLYLRYKPEIEELHQFLEFQLPRQWAPMYGDLPLGFGHKHKKSMSPSLQFSLMGPKLYVNIMKVDSGNRPVTGIRLYLEGKKNDHLAIHLQHLSEVPGALEISEDHGYDPVDEPDDRGYYEPVKWTMFSHVYTAPVQYSSSRMDESTAILTKAWFEVKLVGMKKVLFLRLGFSTVASATIRRSEWDGPSTSSRKSGFFSALMSTRLSKELQSAEKPTKVDINSAIYHGGPPVPARAPKMLSLVDTKEMVRGPEDQPGYWVVTGAKLCVEGGRISIKAKYSLLTILSEESLL, from the exons ATGATGGGCATGATCAACGTCAGCGTTGCGGGCTTGGATCCCCAGATGGCTGCAGAGAAAGCTGTGAATGTCATTGGCCATGGCTATGATCTTTGCAGAGATATAAGGTTCTCAGTTTGTAAGTCTAAATTGATCGAGATCGATTCCACACACACAAGAGACCTTGTTTTTCCCGGTGGGGTGGTTGTGGACGATGTTCCCAACTCCATCAAGTGCGACAAGGGTGAACGCACCAGGTTTCACTCTGATGTGCTCCCCTTCAATCAG ATGTCTGAGCATTTCAACAAACAGTTATCCTTGTCCGGAAAGATTCCAACTGGCCAATTCAATTTcatgttcaacatgaaaaaaTGCTGGGCTACAGATGCAGCTTCTACTAAAAACCTTGCCTATGATGGATGGttcataacattatataatgtcGAATTAGATAGATCCAACATATCCCTTTCTGAACATGTgaaaaaagaagtgccttgttCATGGAACCCCGCAGCACTTGCCGA GTTCATTGAAAAATATGGTACCCATATAATAGTTGGGGTGCAGATGGGAGGCAAAGATGTGGTACATATCAAGCAGACAAAAGATTCAGATTTAACGTCAACTGAAGTGCAGAAGTTGCTAAAGCAATTAGCTGATGAGAGGTTTTCTGAGGTTTCAAATCAAAGTTCTAATGTCAATCCTGCAGACAGATCGAGAAAATTAAAG GGTAGTCATGGGCACAGGAACAAACCTAATCCTATTGCTGGCAGGCCAATCGTGAGAAGACACTCCAAGAATGAT GATATTGTGAGCATTTCTGTTCGAAGAGGGGGTATTGATAATGGTCAATCTTACAACAAGTGGCTTTCAACCATATCACAGTGTCCTAATGTCGTATCAATGTCTTTCGTGCCTATCACTTCCCTTCTGAATTCTGTTCCAGGCAATGGATTTTTAAGTCATGCAGTGAATTTGTATCTTAGAT ATAAACCTGAAATAGAAGAGCTTCATCAATTTCTAGAATTTCAGTTGCCTCGGCAATGGGCCCCAATGTATGGTGATCTGCCTCTTGGATTCGGCCATAAGCATAAAAAGAGCATGTCTCCATCACTTCAGTTCTCTCTCATGGGACCAAAGCTTTATGTTAACATCATGAAG GTTGACTCTGGAAACCGGCCTGTGACAGGTATTCGTTTATACTTGGAAGGCAAGAAAAATGACCACCTGGCAATCCATCTGCAGCATCTTTCAGAGGTTCCTGGAGCCCTTGAAATTTCAGAAGATCATGGTTATGATCCTGTTGATGAACCAGATGACCGAGGCTACTATGAGCCTGTGAAATGGACAATGTTTTCCCATGTCTACACAGCACCTGTGCAGTACAGTAGCTCCCGAATGGACGAGTCCACAGCCATTCTGACAAAAGCCTGGTTTGAAGTTAAGCTTGTGGGAATGAAGAAAGTTCTTTTCTTGAGACTTGGATTCTCCACAGTAGCGTCTGCCACAATTCGCAGATCAGAATGGGATGGACCTTCAACATCGTCTAGAAAGTCAGGATTCTTCTCAGCATTGATGAGTACCAGGCTTAGCAAAGAATTGCAGTCAGCAGAGAAGCCTACTAAAGTTGATATAAACTCAGCAATTTATCATGGTGGACCACCTGTGCCAGCAAGGGCTCCAAAAATGCTGAGTTTAGTGGACACAAAGGAAATGGTTAGGGGTCCTGAGGATCAACCAGGGTATTGGGTGGTCACTGGGGCAAAGCTGTGTGTAGAGGGTGGTAGAATCTCAATCAAGGCCAAGTATTCGTTGTTGACTATATTGTCGGAAGAATCTCTTCTCTAG